A part of Vulcanisaeta moutnovskia 768-28 genomic DNA contains:
- a CDS encoding SCP2 sterol-binding domain-containing protein yields the protein MSSEGFIFPSPQWAEAFCKALNENQEYREAAKDWIWDLVFVASNVPSAVINTVAQLMGLTNVTSSAGAMKFKLRNGTCQGSEFYIDASKADADYILEADYTLWKDLIQGRVDPVAAILSRKIRVKKGSFLTLIQFSSAAIKMTNTAMKVPTKFVV from the coding sequence GCATTTTGCAAGGCCTTAAATGAGAACCAGGAGTATAGGGAGGCTGCTAAGGATTGGATTTGGGATCTCGTTTTCGTGGCCTCTAACGTACCCAGTGCCGTGATTAATACAGTCGCTCAACTAATGGGGCTTACCAACGTCACTTCAAGCGCTGGTGCCATGAAGTTTAAGCTTAGGAATGGTACATGCCAGGGCTCTGAGTTCTACATAGATGCCAGTAAGGCTGATGCTGATTATATACTCGAGGCCGATTATACCCTTTGGAAGGATTTAATACAGGGTAGGGTTGACCCAGTCGCTGCAATACTCTCGAGAAAGATAAGGGTGAAGAAGGGTAGTTTCTTAACGTTAATTCAGTTCTCATCAGCGGCAATAAAAATGACGAATACGGCCATGAAGGTACCGACAAAGTTTGTTGTTTGA
- a CDS encoding hydroxyacid dehydrogenase: protein MRILVTVPLVDPDVGPQAMKMLSEVGEVDVRPMTTDQLREAIRDYDAVIVSVWHRVTRDIIDSGRNLKVIGTASVGTDHIDVEYAESRGIKVVSAAGASTYSVAEFTFGLLLMMVKRIPENMGRVRNGEWGSLLTPGTELFGKTFGIIGLGRIGAYVASIANAFRMRVLAYDPFVDRERFIEANAVKVENLDELLRQSDFITIHTSLTKESKGLIGKREIGLMKDGVYIINTARGEVIDENAVLEGLRSGKIAGYAADVLTGEPPTEESSPLLRAFKRGEIANLFITSHIAGVTRESVKRYTLYVARGVRDALMAFRR, encoded by the coding sequence ATGAGGATACTGGTCACGGTTCCACTGGTGGATCCGGATGTTGGTCCTCAAGCCATGAAAATGCTCAGTGAGGTTGGTGAGGTTGATGTTAGGCCCATGACGACTGATCAATTGAGGGAGGCAATACGTGATTATGACGCAGTAATAGTCAGTGTTTGGCATAGAGTCACTAGGGATATAATTGATTCCGGTAGGAACCTTAAGGTGATTGGTACGGCATCCGTAGGTACCGACCACATTGACGTTGAGTACGCTGAGAGTAGGGGCATTAAGGTCGTTAGCGCCGCCGGCGCATCGACTTATAGCGTTGCGGAGTTCACCTTCGGCTTACTACTAATGATGGTTAAGAGGATTCCCGAGAACATGGGTAGGGTTAGGAACGGTGAGTGGGGTTCATTACTAACGCCAGGTACTGAGTTATTTGGGAAGACATTTGGCATAATTGGCCTCGGTAGAATTGGTGCCTACGTTGCCTCAATAGCCAATGCCTTCAGGATGAGGGTTCTGGCCTACGACCCGTTCGTAGATAGGGAGAGGTTCATTGAGGCTAATGCCGTTAAGGTTGAGAACCTTGATGAATTACTTAGGCAGTCGGACTTCATAACAATACATACCTCATTAACCAAGGAAAGTAAGGGCCTAATCGGTAAGAGGGAGATCGGGCTTATGAAGGATGGTGTTTATATCATTAATACGGCGAGGGGTGAGGTCATTGATGAGAACGCAGTCCTTGAGGGCTTAAGGAGTGGGAAGATAGCTGGTTATGCGGCGGACGTACTTACTGGAGAACCACCAACAGAGGAGTCATCGCCATTATTAAGGGCATTCAAGAGGGGTGAGATTGCTAATCTATTCATAACTAGTCATATTGCTGGAGTTACCCGGGAATCCGTTAAGAGATACACACTATACGTTGCGAGAGGAGTTAGAGACGCGTTAATGGCCTTTAGGAGGTGA
- a CDS encoding zinc-binding dehydrogenase: MKAATFRGPSKPYLEIKDVPAPKPGSDEILVKVAATGICHSDIHLFKGDFGPVRQGFIPGHEVSGWVEELGPDVKNPWGLKKGDPVIVSWIVPDGICKYCASGKENYCPTAAGRMPGLVGLNGGHAEYITIPEIAVIPLEKGVDVYYAAPIACAYGTAYHALREAGVGPGTSLVIIGVGGVGLSAIQLASAMGAYPIIAVDIRDYALDKAKELGATHVINSTKEDPISRVRDILPDGADVVHEARPEPDLKLSMEVVARSGTIVVTGLGGPKSSFSVNVLPFVINGIRIMGSLGYRPRLDLPEIIRLVASGKVDIKKLVSHVYAPEQINEAYENLEKGLHARAIVKWS, translated from the coding sequence ATGAAGGCTGCAACATTTAGGGGACCGAGCAAGCCATACCTGGAAATTAAGGACGTACCGGCACCAAAGCCGGGATCTGACGAAATACTCGTTAAGGTTGCCGCAACTGGTATATGCCACAGCGACATACACCTGTTTAAGGGTGATTTCGGACCTGTAAGGCAAGGCTTTATACCAGGGCATGAGGTCTCGGGTTGGGTTGAGGAATTGGGACCAGATGTTAAGAATCCATGGGGCTTAAAGAAGGGTGATCCAGTAATTGTCTCTTGGATAGTCCCAGACGGCATTTGTAAGTACTGCGCCAGTGGTAAGGAGAATTACTGCCCGACAGCCGCTGGCAGGATGCCAGGCCTTGTTGGACTTAATGGTGGTCATGCGGAATACATCACAATACCTGAAATAGCCGTTATACCCCTTGAGAAGGGTGTTGATGTTTACTACGCAGCACCAATTGCCTGCGCCTATGGTACCGCGTATCACGCACTCAGGGAGGCTGGTGTTGGGCCTGGCACGAGCCTAGTGATAATAGGTGTTGGTGGTGTTGGTTTATCGGCGATTCAATTAGCCAGCGCCATGGGTGCATACCCAATAATTGCCGTAGACATTAGGGACTATGCGCTGGATAAGGCCAAGGAGCTTGGTGCTACCCACGTGATAAACTCGACAAAGGAAGACCCAATTAGTAGGGTAAGGGATATACTCCCTGACGGTGCTGATGTTGTTCATGAGGCCAGACCAGAGCCTGATCTTAAATTATCCATGGAGGTCGTTGCTAGGTCTGGAACAATAGTGGTGACTGGACTTGGTGGTCCGAAGTCATCCTTTAGTGTGAACGTATTACCATTCGTCATTAATGGCATTAGGATAATGGGTAGTTTAGGCTATAGACCTAGGCTTGACCTACCTGAGATAATTAGGCTAGTGGCTTCGGGTAAGGTGGATATTAAGAAGCTCGTCAGCCACGTATATGCACCTGAGCAGATAAATGAGGCCTATGAAAACCTTGAGAAGGGGTTACATGCGAGGGCTATTGTTAAGTGGAGCTGA
- a CDS encoding SCP2 sterol-binding domain-containing protein, which produces MSEDPFELLKSMTEKALPKLASKASGPVKVFQFTGEGYEPFYVEVGGGTVKLNKGTHKSPTATIQVNKDNLLKLIKGQLDAMQAYFSGVIKVTGNIMDAATLIDIMNTARSA; this is translated from the coding sequence ATGTCTGAGGATCCCTTCGAACTTCTAAAATCAATGACTGAAAAGGCCCTACCAAAACTTGCCAGTAAGGCTAGCGGGCCTGTTAAGGTGTTTCAATTCACTGGGGAGGGTTACGAACCATTTTATGTTGAGGTTGGTGGAGGCACTGTGAAGCTTAATAAGGGTACTCATAAATCACCGACAGCCACAATACAGGTAAACAAGGACAATCTGTTGAAGTTAATTAAGGGGCAACTCGACGCAATGCAGGCTTACTTCTCAGGAGTGATTAAGGTGACAGGTAACATAATGGATGCGGCAACTCTCATAGATATCATGAATACCGCACGTAGTGCGTGA
- a CDS encoding thiamine pyrophosphate-binding protein has protein sequence MGVVSGGEVIVKSLIEEGVDTVFGLPGTHVLGLYAALHDYHERIRHVLGRFEPSMGFMADGYARASGRTSVLISTAGPGATGLVTPLAQAAVEGVPIVALAGLTPIRTAGKGYYHEFRDANAQLSIFKPFTKLAIRAEEPREIPKILAKAFRVTREGRPGPVYVELPRDIIESETEWVGYTKEEPVRIKPDTALVDLAVKELLNAERPIIYVGGGVIAANAGDVLIRVAEEIGAPVVTSVMGKGAIPFDHPLHGGLAAGYFGDTVAVKLVENADVVLAIGTRFSELGTGMWSLPIRGRLIHVNVDPNDIGKNYKTDLAIISDALEFLNALHDRVRGRGPGKDRGVKLIDEVRASVGNQQLRELGYDETRINPSDLVRALAHVIDSDMREGKAVVTCDAGGNQVAMFELPVYKPRTYFNPAGFTSLGFAIPAAIGAKVARPEATVVATTGDAAFFMTGMEIATAAELNLKIAFVIFNDRAQGVLKLQQRLLYGGKVYASHTYPMDFCKFAESLNIGCVRISDRKELEDGLERCIYGFNGPCIVDVLVNPDAIPTPITRQVMTIFGKR, from the coding sequence ATGGGTGTGGTCAGTGGCGGTGAGGTCATAGTCAAATCCCTAATAGAGGAGGGCGTGGACACTGTTTTTGGCTTACCTGGGACCCACGTACTTGGTCTATACGCGGCTCTACATGATTACCATGAGAGGATAAGGCATGTACTGGGTCGTTTCGAACCAAGTATGGGATTTATGGCAGATGGCTACGCAAGAGCCAGTGGAAGGACTAGTGTTCTAATAAGCACGGCTGGGCCTGGAGCCACGGGACTAGTAACACCACTTGCCCAAGCCGCTGTTGAGGGTGTCCCCATTGTGGCACTTGCTGGTTTAACGCCGATAAGGACCGCCGGTAAGGGTTATTACCATGAATTCAGGGATGCCAATGCTCAATTAAGTATTTTCAAGCCATTCACGAAACTAGCCATTAGGGCTGAGGAACCTAGGGAAATACCTAAGATCCTCGCCAAGGCATTTAGAGTTACTAGGGAAGGCAGGCCTGGGCCTGTTTATGTGGAGTTGCCCAGGGACATTATTGAAAGCGAGACCGAGTGGGTTGGCTATACCAAGGAGGAGCCCGTAAGGATTAAACCCGACACCGCTTTAGTGGATTTGGCGGTTAAGGAGTTGCTCAATGCCGAGAGGCCCATTATTTACGTGGGTGGTGGTGTAATAGCGGCAAACGCAGGTGATGTGCTTATTAGGGTGGCTGAGGAAATTGGTGCACCAGTCGTTACCTCAGTGATGGGTAAGGGCGCAATACCCTTTGACCACCCACTACATGGTGGTTTAGCCGCAGGTTACTTTGGGGATACCGTAGCCGTTAAACTCGTTGAGAACGCGGATGTAGTGCTTGCCATAGGCACTAGGTTCAGTGAGTTGGGCACTGGCATGTGGTCACTACCGATAAGGGGTAGGTTAATTCATGTGAATGTTGATCCTAATGATATTGGTAAGAATTACAAGACGGACCTTGCGATAATCTCTGATGCATTGGAATTCCTCAATGCATTGCATGATAGAGTTAGGGGTAGGGGCCCAGGTAAGGATAGGGGGGTTAAGTTGATTGATGAGGTTAGGGCTTCAGTTGGTAATCAACAATTGAGGGAGCTTGGTTATGACGAGACCAGGATAAACCCAAGCGATCTTGTGAGGGCGCTCGCCCACGTGATTGATAGCGACATGCGTGAGGGGAAGGCGGTAGTCACATGCGATGCTGGTGGTAATCAAGTCGCAATGTTTGAATTACCCGTTTATAAACCAAGAACTTACTTCAACCCGGCTGGCTTCACATCACTGGGCTTCGCAATACCAGCAGCGATAGGCGCTAAGGTGGCTAGGCCTGAGGCAACCGTGGTGGCTACTACGGGTGACGCAGCATTCTTCATGACCGGCATGGAAATAGCAACGGCAGCCGAGCTAAACCTTAAGATAGCCTTCGTGATATTTAATGATAGGGCTCAGGGAGTCCTAAAACTACAGCAGAGGCTTCTCTATGGTGGTAAGGTCTATGCATCGCATACATACCCCATGGACTTCTGCAAATTCGCTGAGTCACTAAACATAGGCTGTGTTAGGATTAGTGATAGGAAGGAGCTTGAGGACGGACTGGAGAGGTGTATATATGGATTTAATGGACCATGCATTGTAGACGTCCTCGTAAATCCTGACGCCATACCAACACCAATAACAAGGCAGGTAATGACCATCTTCGGTAAGAGGTAA